In Phyllopteryx taeniolatus isolate TA_2022b chromosome 1, UOR_Ptae_1.2, whole genome shotgun sequence, the following proteins share a genomic window:
- the ptpdc1b gene encoding protein tyrosine phosphatase domain-containing protein 1 isoform X4: MSRPSTEIIEKYNIIDQFIRNSIKTVINLQIPGEHAGCGNPLEPESGFSYNPETFMENNIYFYNFGWSDYGVANLTTVLDIVKVMAFALQEGKIAVHCHAGLGRTGVLLACFLAYATGMTANQAILYVRAKRPGSIQTRSQLSCVREFVQFLAPLRSVFSCAEPRSPPVTLTQYLNRQRHILHGLERKELRYLPKIVQLVSRLLLDIAENRQVIEEDILEAPDIHDIEMTLSIIEKLGPQFCTKEPRLPGSPTLPRHFHEPPIFYHRKSLSYSESDLRRLGSQLNLLTQPLGSLSQGNVARPASPSDSGQPAVQWKSWNSNTSDISQSSKGSLWQVKNDKKDGSILLKKVKQIPIQRSESVGHNGPVQKGSMLSRLKADQRDELAENRRKSQCRDEEHSDVPCITLQSELSLEARRLLVAQALAVDLFLDGASEQRNKVLTWQAELNQGGAWERLCMERDPFILTSLMWAWLEQLKEPVISLQDAVALKLENTDAQMVLNTLGQAPKETLMCILDCMAQLLTVPLEVEHAFLNRAIKAFTWMESSSNNGSQVYESVTRALRCVLEDMRCVATKEEEPTV; encoded by the exons ATGTCCAGACCCTCGACTGAAATTATTGAAAAGTATAACATTATTGATCAATTCAtaag GAATAGCATTAAAACAGTGATCAACCTACAGATACCCGGTGAACATGCCGGCTGCGGAAACCCTCTAGAGCCAGAGAGTGGTTTCTCCTACAATCCAGAGACCTTTATGGAAAATAACA TTTATTTCTACAACTTTGGCTGGAGTGACTATGGAGTGGCCAACCTTACCACTGTTCTGGACATTGTGAAGGTTATGGCCTTTGCACTACAGGAGGGGAAAATAGCTGTGCACTGTCATGCAGGTCTTGGGAGAACAG GTGTGTTATTGGCTTGTTTTTTGGCCTATGCCACCGGGATGACAGCCAATCAAGCTATCTTATATGTTAGGGCTAAACGCCCTGGTTCCATCCAGACGCGCAGTCAGCTAAGCTGTGTCCGTGAGTTCGTCCAGTTCCTCGCGCCTTTAAGGAGTGTGTTTTCTTGTGCTGAGCCTCGATCCCCACCTGTCACCTTGACTCAGTACCTCAACCGCCAGAGACACATCCTACACGGCCTTGAGCGTAAAGAATTGAGGTACCTGCCAAAGATTGTCCAACTTGTGTCCCGGCTGCTGTTGGATATTGCAGAGAATCGACAAGTGATCGAGGAGGACATTTTGGAGGCACCGGACATCCATGATATTGAGATGACCCTGAGCATCATTGAAAAGCTTGGACCTCAGTTTTGTACAAAGGAGCCTCGCTTGCCAGGTTCCCCTACCTTACCAAGACATTTTCACGAACCACCCATCTTCTACCATCGCAAGAGTCTTAGTTATAGTGAGTCCGATTTAAGACGTCTGGGCTCGCAGCTCAACCTCCTTACACAACCCTTGGGCTCCCTTTCACAGGGTAATGTGGCTAGGCCCGCTTCCCCATCTGACTCCGGTCAACCTGCAGTCCAGTGGAAGAGTTGGAATAGTAACACATCTGACATCTCCCAAAGCTCCAAAGGATCACTCTGGCAAGTAAAGAATGACAAAAAGGATGGATCCATTTTGTTGAAGAAAGTAAAGCAGATACCCATCCAACGCAGTGAGTCTGTTGGACACAATGGCCCGGTCCAAAAAGGTAGCATGCTTTCCAGATTGAAGGCAGATCAGAGGGATGAGTTGGCAGAAAACAGGAGGAAGTCCCAATGTAGAGATGAGGAGCATTCAGACGTGCCATGCATTACCCTGCAGTCTGAGTTGTCTCTGGAGGCCAGGAGGCTGCTGGTGGCACAGGCCCTGGCAGTCGACCTTTTCCTGGATGGGGCGTCGGAGCAAAGGAACAAAGTGTTAACATGGCAG GCTGAGCTGAATCAAGGTGGTGCATGGGAAAGGCTGTGCATGGAGCGGGATCCCTTCATCCTCACAAGTCTGATGTGGGCATGGTTAGAGCAGCTTAAAGAGCCGGTCATCTCCCTTCAGGATGCCGTAGCCTTGAAGCTAGAAAACACTGATGCTCAAATGGTCCTCAACACACTTGGCCAG GCACCCAAAGAAACATTAATGTGCATACTCGACTGTATGGCTCAGTTACTGACAGTACCACTGGAGGTTGAACATGCATTTCTGAATCGTGCTATCAAGGCTTTTACTTGG ATGGAAAGCAGTTCCAACAATGGAAGCCAAGTGTATGAGTCTGTGACTAGAGCCTTACGGTGTGTCCTTGAGGACATGAGATGTGTTGCtaccaaagaagaagaaccgACAGTGTAG
- the ptpdc1b gene encoding protein tyrosine phosphatase domain-containing protein 1 isoform X1, translating to MALHERSHGGALMEFIRAPRANYTIIGEAIRYVIPAHMQCSIGCGGQGCKYDNPNFWRDDQQAIKGLYSSWVTDHLLAMSRPSTEIIEKYNIIDQFIRNSIKTVINLQIPGEHAGCGNPLEPESGFSYNPETFMENNIYFYNFGWSDYGVANLTTVLDIVKVMAFALQEGKIAVHCHAGLGRTGVLLACFLAYATGMTANQAILYVRAKRPGSIQTRSQLSCVREFVQFLAPLRSVFSCAEPRSPPVTLTQYLNRQRHILHGLERKELRYLPKIVQLVSRLLLDIAENRQVIEEDILEAPDIHDIEMTLSIIEKLGPQFCTKEPRLPGSPTLPRHFHEPPIFYHRKSLSYSESDLRRLGSQLNLLTQPLGSLSQGNVARPASPSDSGQPAVQWKSWNSNTSDISQSSKGSLWQVKNDKKDGSILLKKVKQIPIQRSESVGHNGPVQKGSMLSRLKADQRDELAENRRKSQCRDEEHSDVPCITLQSELSLEARRLLVAQALAVDLFLDGASEQRNKVLTWQAELNQGGAWERLCMERDPFILTSLMWAWLEQLKEPVISLQDAVALKLENTDAQMVLNTLGQAPKETLMCILDCMAQLLTVPLEVEHAFLNRAIKAFTWMESSSNNGSQVYESVTRALRCVLEDMRCVATKEEEPTV from the exons ATGGCACTCCATGAAAGGTCCCATGGGGGTGCTCTGATGGAATTCA TCAGAGCACCCAGGGCAAATTACACTATAATTGGAGAGGCGATTCGTTATGTCATCCCGGCACACATGCAATGTTCTATCGGCTGTGGTGGTCAAGGCTGCAAGTATGACAACCCCAATTTCTGGCGTGATGACCAACAGGCGATTAAAGGCCTCTATTCATCATG GGTGACTGATCATCTTCTTGCGATGTCCAGACCCTCGACTGAAATTATTGAAAAGTATAACATTATTGATCAATTCAtaag GAATAGCATTAAAACAGTGATCAACCTACAGATACCCGGTGAACATGCCGGCTGCGGAAACCCTCTAGAGCCAGAGAGTGGTTTCTCCTACAATCCAGAGACCTTTATGGAAAATAACA TTTATTTCTACAACTTTGGCTGGAGTGACTATGGAGTGGCCAACCTTACCACTGTTCTGGACATTGTGAAGGTTATGGCCTTTGCACTACAGGAGGGGAAAATAGCTGTGCACTGTCATGCAGGTCTTGGGAGAACAG GTGTGTTATTGGCTTGTTTTTTGGCCTATGCCACCGGGATGACAGCCAATCAAGCTATCTTATATGTTAGGGCTAAACGCCCTGGTTCCATCCAGACGCGCAGTCAGCTAAGCTGTGTCCGTGAGTTCGTCCAGTTCCTCGCGCCTTTAAGGAGTGTGTTTTCTTGTGCTGAGCCTCGATCCCCACCTGTCACCTTGACTCAGTACCTCAACCGCCAGAGACACATCCTACACGGCCTTGAGCGTAAAGAATTGAGGTACCTGCCAAAGATTGTCCAACTTGTGTCCCGGCTGCTGTTGGATATTGCAGAGAATCGACAAGTGATCGAGGAGGACATTTTGGAGGCACCGGACATCCATGATATTGAGATGACCCTGAGCATCATTGAAAAGCTTGGACCTCAGTTTTGTACAAAGGAGCCTCGCTTGCCAGGTTCCCCTACCTTACCAAGACATTTTCACGAACCACCCATCTTCTACCATCGCAAGAGTCTTAGTTATAGTGAGTCCGATTTAAGACGTCTGGGCTCGCAGCTCAACCTCCTTACACAACCCTTGGGCTCCCTTTCACAGGGTAATGTGGCTAGGCCCGCTTCCCCATCTGACTCCGGTCAACCTGCAGTCCAGTGGAAGAGTTGGAATAGTAACACATCTGACATCTCCCAAAGCTCCAAAGGATCACTCTGGCAAGTAAAGAATGACAAAAAGGATGGATCCATTTTGTTGAAGAAAGTAAAGCAGATACCCATCCAACGCAGTGAGTCTGTTGGACACAATGGCCCGGTCCAAAAAGGTAGCATGCTTTCCAGATTGAAGGCAGATCAGAGGGATGAGTTGGCAGAAAACAGGAGGAAGTCCCAATGTAGAGATGAGGAGCATTCAGACGTGCCATGCATTACCCTGCAGTCTGAGTTGTCTCTGGAGGCCAGGAGGCTGCTGGTGGCACAGGCCCTGGCAGTCGACCTTTTCCTGGATGGGGCGTCGGAGCAAAGGAACAAAGTGTTAACATGGCAG GCTGAGCTGAATCAAGGTGGTGCATGGGAAAGGCTGTGCATGGAGCGGGATCCCTTCATCCTCACAAGTCTGATGTGGGCATGGTTAGAGCAGCTTAAAGAGCCGGTCATCTCCCTTCAGGATGCCGTAGCCTTGAAGCTAGAAAACACTGATGCTCAAATGGTCCTCAACACACTTGGCCAG GCACCCAAAGAAACATTAATGTGCATACTCGACTGTATGGCTCAGTTACTGACAGTACCACTGGAGGTTGAACATGCATTTCTGAATCGTGCTATCAAGGCTTTTACTTGG ATGGAAAGCAGTTCCAACAATGGAAGCCAAGTGTATGAGTCTGTGACTAGAGCCTTACGGTGTGTCCTTGAGGACATGAGATGTGTTGCtaccaaagaagaagaaccgACAGTGTAG
- the ptpdc1b gene encoding protein tyrosine phosphatase domain-containing protein 1 isoform X3, with protein sequence MQCSIGCGGQGCKYDNPNFWRDDQQAIKGLYSSWVTDHLLAMSRPSTEIIEKYNIIDQFIRNSIKTVINLQIPGEHAGCGNPLEPESGFSYNPETFMENNIYFYNFGWSDYGVANLTTVLDIVKVMAFALQEGKIAVHCHAGLGRTGVLLACFLAYATGMTANQAILYVRAKRPGSIQTRSQLSCVREFVQFLAPLRSVFSCAEPRSPPVTLTQYLNRQRHILHGLERKELRYLPKIVQLVSRLLLDIAENRQVIEEDILEAPDIHDIEMTLSIIEKLGPQFCTKEPRLPGSPTLPRHFHEPPIFYHRKSLSYSESDLRRLGSQLNLLTQPLGSLSQGNVARPASPSDSGQPAVQWKSWNSNTSDISQSSKGSLWQVKNDKKDGSILLKKVKQIPIQRSESVGHNGPVQKGSMLSRLKADQRDELAENRRKSQCRDEEHSDVPCITLQSELSLEARRLLVAQALAVDLFLDGASEQRNKVLTWQAELNQGGAWERLCMERDPFILTSLMWAWLEQLKEPVISLQDAVALKLENTDAQMVLNTLGQAPKETLMCILDCMAQLLTVPLEVEHAFLNRAIKAFTWMESSSNNGSQVYESVTRALRCVLEDMRCVATKEEEPTV encoded by the exons ATGCAATGTTCTATCGGCTGTGGTGGTCAAGGCTGCAAGTATGACAACCCCAATTTCTGGCGTGATGACCAACAGGCGATTAAAGGCCTCTATTCATCATG GGTGACTGATCATCTTCTTGCGATGTCCAGACCCTCGACTGAAATTATTGAAAAGTATAACATTATTGATCAATTCAtaag GAATAGCATTAAAACAGTGATCAACCTACAGATACCCGGTGAACATGCCGGCTGCGGAAACCCTCTAGAGCCAGAGAGTGGTTTCTCCTACAATCCAGAGACCTTTATGGAAAATAACA TTTATTTCTACAACTTTGGCTGGAGTGACTATGGAGTGGCCAACCTTACCACTGTTCTGGACATTGTGAAGGTTATGGCCTTTGCACTACAGGAGGGGAAAATAGCTGTGCACTGTCATGCAGGTCTTGGGAGAACAG GTGTGTTATTGGCTTGTTTTTTGGCCTATGCCACCGGGATGACAGCCAATCAAGCTATCTTATATGTTAGGGCTAAACGCCCTGGTTCCATCCAGACGCGCAGTCAGCTAAGCTGTGTCCGTGAGTTCGTCCAGTTCCTCGCGCCTTTAAGGAGTGTGTTTTCTTGTGCTGAGCCTCGATCCCCACCTGTCACCTTGACTCAGTACCTCAACCGCCAGAGACACATCCTACACGGCCTTGAGCGTAAAGAATTGAGGTACCTGCCAAAGATTGTCCAACTTGTGTCCCGGCTGCTGTTGGATATTGCAGAGAATCGACAAGTGATCGAGGAGGACATTTTGGAGGCACCGGACATCCATGATATTGAGATGACCCTGAGCATCATTGAAAAGCTTGGACCTCAGTTTTGTACAAAGGAGCCTCGCTTGCCAGGTTCCCCTACCTTACCAAGACATTTTCACGAACCACCCATCTTCTACCATCGCAAGAGTCTTAGTTATAGTGAGTCCGATTTAAGACGTCTGGGCTCGCAGCTCAACCTCCTTACACAACCCTTGGGCTCCCTTTCACAGGGTAATGTGGCTAGGCCCGCTTCCCCATCTGACTCCGGTCAACCTGCAGTCCAGTGGAAGAGTTGGAATAGTAACACATCTGACATCTCCCAAAGCTCCAAAGGATCACTCTGGCAAGTAAAGAATGACAAAAAGGATGGATCCATTTTGTTGAAGAAAGTAAAGCAGATACCCATCCAACGCAGTGAGTCTGTTGGACACAATGGCCCGGTCCAAAAAGGTAGCATGCTTTCCAGATTGAAGGCAGATCAGAGGGATGAGTTGGCAGAAAACAGGAGGAAGTCCCAATGTAGAGATGAGGAGCATTCAGACGTGCCATGCATTACCCTGCAGTCTGAGTTGTCTCTGGAGGCCAGGAGGCTGCTGGTGGCACAGGCCCTGGCAGTCGACCTTTTCCTGGATGGGGCGTCGGAGCAAAGGAACAAAGTGTTAACATGGCAG GCTGAGCTGAATCAAGGTGGTGCATGGGAAAGGCTGTGCATGGAGCGGGATCCCTTCATCCTCACAAGTCTGATGTGGGCATGGTTAGAGCAGCTTAAAGAGCCGGTCATCTCCCTTCAGGATGCCGTAGCCTTGAAGCTAGAAAACACTGATGCTCAAATGGTCCTCAACACACTTGGCCAG GCACCCAAAGAAACATTAATGTGCATACTCGACTGTATGGCTCAGTTACTGACAGTACCACTGGAGGTTGAACATGCATTTCTGAATCGTGCTATCAAGGCTTTTACTTGG ATGGAAAGCAGTTCCAACAATGGAAGCCAAGTGTATGAGTCTGTGACTAGAGCCTTACGGTGTGTCCTTGAGGACATGAGATGTGTTGCtaccaaagaagaagaaccgACAGTGTAG
- the ptpdc1b gene encoding protein tyrosine phosphatase domain-containing protein 1 isoform X2 codes for MALHERSHGGALMEFIRAPRANYTIIGEAIRYVIPAHMQCSIGCGGQGCKYDNPNFWRDDQQAIKGLYSSWVTDHLLAMSRPSTEIIEKNSIKTVINLQIPGEHAGCGNPLEPESGFSYNPETFMENNIYFYNFGWSDYGVANLTTVLDIVKVMAFALQEGKIAVHCHAGLGRTGVLLACFLAYATGMTANQAILYVRAKRPGSIQTRSQLSCVREFVQFLAPLRSVFSCAEPRSPPVTLTQYLNRQRHILHGLERKELRYLPKIVQLVSRLLLDIAENRQVIEEDILEAPDIHDIEMTLSIIEKLGPQFCTKEPRLPGSPTLPRHFHEPPIFYHRKSLSYSESDLRRLGSQLNLLTQPLGSLSQGNVARPASPSDSGQPAVQWKSWNSNTSDISQSSKGSLWQVKNDKKDGSILLKKVKQIPIQRSESVGHNGPVQKGSMLSRLKADQRDELAENRRKSQCRDEEHSDVPCITLQSELSLEARRLLVAQALAVDLFLDGASEQRNKVLTWQAELNQGGAWERLCMERDPFILTSLMWAWLEQLKEPVISLQDAVALKLENTDAQMVLNTLGQAPKETLMCILDCMAQLLTVPLEVEHAFLNRAIKAFTWMESSSNNGSQVYESVTRALRCVLEDMRCVATKEEEPTV; via the exons ATGGCACTCCATGAAAGGTCCCATGGGGGTGCTCTGATGGAATTCA TCAGAGCACCCAGGGCAAATTACACTATAATTGGAGAGGCGATTCGTTATGTCATCCCGGCACACATGCAATGTTCTATCGGCTGTGGTGGTCAAGGCTGCAAGTATGACAACCCCAATTTCTGGCGTGATGACCAACAGGCGATTAAAGGCCTCTATTCATCATG GGTGACTGATCATCTTCTTGCGATGTCCAGACCCTCGACTGAAATTATTGAAAA GAATAGCATTAAAACAGTGATCAACCTACAGATACCCGGTGAACATGCCGGCTGCGGAAACCCTCTAGAGCCAGAGAGTGGTTTCTCCTACAATCCAGAGACCTTTATGGAAAATAACA TTTATTTCTACAACTTTGGCTGGAGTGACTATGGAGTGGCCAACCTTACCACTGTTCTGGACATTGTGAAGGTTATGGCCTTTGCACTACAGGAGGGGAAAATAGCTGTGCACTGTCATGCAGGTCTTGGGAGAACAG GTGTGTTATTGGCTTGTTTTTTGGCCTATGCCACCGGGATGACAGCCAATCAAGCTATCTTATATGTTAGGGCTAAACGCCCTGGTTCCATCCAGACGCGCAGTCAGCTAAGCTGTGTCCGTGAGTTCGTCCAGTTCCTCGCGCCTTTAAGGAGTGTGTTTTCTTGTGCTGAGCCTCGATCCCCACCTGTCACCTTGACTCAGTACCTCAACCGCCAGAGACACATCCTACACGGCCTTGAGCGTAAAGAATTGAGGTACCTGCCAAAGATTGTCCAACTTGTGTCCCGGCTGCTGTTGGATATTGCAGAGAATCGACAAGTGATCGAGGAGGACATTTTGGAGGCACCGGACATCCATGATATTGAGATGACCCTGAGCATCATTGAAAAGCTTGGACCTCAGTTTTGTACAAAGGAGCCTCGCTTGCCAGGTTCCCCTACCTTACCAAGACATTTTCACGAACCACCCATCTTCTACCATCGCAAGAGTCTTAGTTATAGTGAGTCCGATTTAAGACGTCTGGGCTCGCAGCTCAACCTCCTTACACAACCCTTGGGCTCCCTTTCACAGGGTAATGTGGCTAGGCCCGCTTCCCCATCTGACTCCGGTCAACCTGCAGTCCAGTGGAAGAGTTGGAATAGTAACACATCTGACATCTCCCAAAGCTCCAAAGGATCACTCTGGCAAGTAAAGAATGACAAAAAGGATGGATCCATTTTGTTGAAGAAAGTAAAGCAGATACCCATCCAACGCAGTGAGTCTGTTGGACACAATGGCCCGGTCCAAAAAGGTAGCATGCTTTCCAGATTGAAGGCAGATCAGAGGGATGAGTTGGCAGAAAACAGGAGGAAGTCCCAATGTAGAGATGAGGAGCATTCAGACGTGCCATGCATTACCCTGCAGTCTGAGTTGTCTCTGGAGGCCAGGAGGCTGCTGGTGGCACAGGCCCTGGCAGTCGACCTTTTCCTGGATGGGGCGTCGGAGCAAAGGAACAAAGTGTTAACATGGCAG GCTGAGCTGAATCAAGGTGGTGCATGGGAAAGGCTGTGCATGGAGCGGGATCCCTTCATCCTCACAAGTCTGATGTGGGCATGGTTAGAGCAGCTTAAAGAGCCGGTCATCTCCCTTCAGGATGCCGTAGCCTTGAAGCTAGAAAACACTGATGCTCAAATGGTCCTCAACACACTTGGCCAG GCACCCAAAGAAACATTAATGTGCATACTCGACTGTATGGCTCAGTTACTGACAGTACCACTGGAGGTTGAACATGCATTTCTGAATCGTGCTATCAAGGCTTTTACTTGG ATGGAAAGCAGTTCCAACAATGGAAGCCAAGTGTATGAGTCTGTGACTAGAGCCTTACGGTGTGTCCTTGAGGACATGAGATGTGTTGCtaccaaagaagaagaaccgACAGTGTAG